The following are from one region of the Coffea eugenioides isolate CCC68of chromosome 2, Ceug_1.0, whole genome shotgun sequence genome:
- the LOC113763149 gene encoding kinesin-like protein KIN-1 encodes MSKIKVCALFRPLNQKERADHGDSICIHRVDSESFIFKDEKEDFNFSFDRVFYPGSPQSDVYDFIALPLVQAAVDGINGAIITYGQTGAGKTYTMEGPSIMDGDEKNKGLLPKVVNGLFEAIALSDETASSMIKLSMVEIYMEKVRDLFELVNDNIQIKENRQQGIFLYGATEINVTNCTEALQSLCNGIANRAVGETQMNMASSRSHCIYMFTVQQEITKTRRMKSGKLILVDLAGSEKVEKTGAEGRVLEEAKSINKSLSALGNVINALTGGSPGKSNHVPYRDSKLTRILQDVFGGKSQTALLCCCSPSPSNAPESLSTLRFGARAKHIKASIRVNSSEDIIAKKHEAMSLNKDELRERILNKLKENFKAEDVDLLEQLFILDDFFFDPGSVEEVEAAYEDITVRTISLLQKAVEDLNSKVEELTEQNAILKAKLRATEMSYPLHKEAKGSASFLSGTFGINLWVPSFFHVTN; translated from the exons ATGTCGAAAATCAAAGTTTGCGCGCTATTCAGACCTCTTAATCAGAAAGAAAGAGCAGATCACGGCGATTCCATCTGCATACACCGCGTAGACTCTGAATCTTTCATATTCAAG GATGAGAAGGAGGACTTCAATTTTAGCTTCGATAGAGTTTTCTATCCAGGATCTCCGCAATCTGACGTGTATGATTTTATTGCTCTGCCTCTTGTGCAAG CTGCTGTTGATGGAATTAATGGGGCAATTATCACCTATGGACAG ACTGGAGCAGGGAAGACATATACCATGGAG GGGCCTAGCATCATGGATGGAGATGAGAAGAACAAAGGACTGTTGCCAAAAGTGGTGAATGGCCTTTTTGAGGCTATCGCACTTTCAGATGAGACGGCCAGCTCCATGATCAAGTTATCcatg GTTGAGATTTACATGGAGAAAGTAAG GGACCTGTTTGAATTAGTCAATGACAACATACAGATTAAGGAGAATAGGCAGCAGGGGATATTTCTTTATGGAGCTACAGAG ATTAATGTTACCAATTGTACAGAAGCACTGCAAAGTCTATGT AATGGGATAGCTAACAGAGCGGTTGGAGAAACCC AAATGAATATGGCTAGCAGCAGAAGTCATTGCATTTACATGTTCACTGTCCAGCAAGAAATCACAAAGACTAGAAG GATGAAATCTGGAAAGTTGATACTTGTGGACTTGGCTGGATCTGAGAAAGTTGAAAAAACTGGAGCTGAAGGTAGAGTTCTTGAAGAAGCCAAGTCCATCAACAAATCCCTTTCAGCTCTGGGAAATGTAATAAATGCTCTGACTGGTGGTTCCCCTGGAAAATCAAATCATGTTCCCTATCGAGATTCTAAACTTACCAGGATCCTACAGGATGTTTTT GGAGGTAAATCCCAAACAGCTTTGCTTTGCTGCTGCTCACCAAGTCCTTCAAATGCTCCTGAAAGCCTGTCCACTCTTCGATTTGGTGCGAG AGCAAAGCACATAAAGGCATCAATACGTGTGAATTCCTCAGAAGACATAATTGCCAAAAAGCATGAAGCCATGTCTCTAAATAAAGATGAGCTACGTGAGAGGATACTCAACAAG TTGAAGGAGAATTTCAAAGCTGAAGATGTGGATTTGCTAGAGCAGCTGTTTATACTGGATGATTTTTTCTTTGATCCAGGTTCTGTTGAAGAGGTGGAAGCTGCTTATGAAGACATTACAGTAAGAACAATTTCACTGTTGCAAAAAGCTGTTGAAGATCTGAATTCCAAGGTTGAAGAG CTTACAGAACAGAATGCCATTCTAAAGGCCAAATTGAGGGCTACCGAAATGTCTTACCCTCTGCACAAAGAAGCAAAAGGAAGCGCAAGCTTTTTGAGTGGGACTTTCGGCATCAACCTTTGGGTTCCTTCATTCTTCCATGTAACAAATTAA